The following DNA comes from Geothrix edaphica.
CCGCAGCTCGCGCAGCTGGGCGGGGCCCGCCCCCTGGAGGCTGCCCGTGAGGAACAGCGCCGTGATGCGGCTGTCCGAAGCGGCCCGATCCAGGGCATCGATGGCCGCGGGCAGGGACTGGGTGCGCGCCCCGCCGCCGCTCAGGGCCTCGCTAAGGGCCTCGCTGGGCTCGGGATCGCGGTCCGCGTCGGACAGGCTGGTGTCCAGATCGAAGACCAAGACGGCCTTGCCCGGCACCGTGGGCTTCCCCGAGGATCCGATGGCCGCCAGCAGCCCGAAGAACAGGAAGATCGCCAGTCCGCCGGCCACCATCAGGGCCAGCAGCGCAGCGAAGAAACTCTTGAAGAAGTCCTTCATGACGGCTCCGGGAAGACGGTCCAGGATCGCATATCTCTGGGGCTACGAACGGAGCCGGGCTGCGAGGGCGAGAAAGCCGTCCAGGGTCTTCGGCACCGCCGCGGCGGTGCGGGGATCCGTCGGCACCCCCCGGGCGTCGAGCTGCTGGTCCGCGTGCGGGACCGTGATCGCGCCGGGGTAGGCCAGCGCGCCCATGTTCGCCAGCGTCGCCCGCCAGGCCACCAGGCCGCGGGCCCCGCCGAAGGCGCCGGGGCTGGCGGCGCACAGCAGCACCGGCAGGCCCTGCCAGGGGCTGGGGCCCATGGTGCTGAGCCAGTCCACCACGTTCTTCAGGTGGCCCGGGATGCCGGCGTTGTACTCCGGCGACACGATCAGCAGGCCCTGGGCCGCGTGGAGGGCGGCATGGAGGGCCTGCGCCTCCGCCGAGGGCGCCACGCCATCCTCGTAGAGCGGCAGGCGCAGGGCCGCTCCCGTGAAGGCGGAGACCTCGTGGCCCCTCGCCTCCAGCTCCGTCTCCAGGTGGCCCAGCAGGCGGGTGTTCAGGGACTCCGGGCGGAGACTTCCGCCCAGCAAGGCCATGCGCATGGTTCCTCCTCATCGGCCTGAATTGTGACCTGGATCAATCTTTACTTAATCGGTAAACTTTAAGCCCCGAGGAGGAAGTCGTGTCGAACTACCCCGAATACATGGTCGCCCCGATGCGTGAAGAACTGGTCCGGGAGGGCTTCCAGCAGCTCCTGACCCCGGCCCAGGTGGATGAGGCCCTCCAGCGCCCCGGCACCACCCTGCTGGTGGTGAACAGCGTCTGCGGCTGCGCCGCGGCGGGCGCCCGCCCCGGTGTCACCGAGGCCCTGCGCTCCCAGAACCTGCGCTTCGACCAGCTGGTGACCGTCTTCGCCGGCATGGAGAAGGACGCCACGGCCCAGGCCCGGGAGTACTTCGAGGGCGCCATGCCCACCAGCCCCCAGGCCGCCATCTTCAAGGACGGCCAGCTGGTCCACCTCATGCAGCGCCAGGATTTCCTGGCCCACAGCCCCGAGGAGATCGCCGCCACCCTCACCGAGGCCTACCGCCAGACCGTGGCCGCAGGCTGAGGAAGGCCCGCGGGACTTGAAGTAGGCTGGGTGTCGGAGAACCCGATGCCCAAGCCCCTGTCCCACTTCAGGATCGTGGATCTGTCCTGTGTGCTCGCAGGCCCCTTCTCGACCCAACTGCTGGCGGACTTCGGCGCCGAGGTGCAGAAGCTGGAACCTCCCGAGGGCGATCCCACCCGGGGCTGGGGCCCCCCCTTCGAAGACGCGGAATCCGGCGAAAGCGCCTACTTCCGCTGCGCCAACCGGGGCAAGCAGAGCCGCACCATCGACCTGCACACGGAAGAAGGACGGGCCGACCTCTTCGAGCTGCTGAAGGACGCCGATGTGCTGGTGGAGAACTTCCGCGCCGATTCCGCGGACCGCCTGGGCCTGGGCTGGAAGCGGCTCCACGCGAAATTCCCCAGGCTCATCCTGGCCTCCGTGCGGGGCTTCGCCTCGGATGTGACCGCCTCCCGCCGGGCCGGCTACGACTTCATCATCCAGGCGGAAAGCGGCTGGATGGCCATCACCGGTGAACCCGACGGCCGCCCCATGAAGATGGGCGTGGCCCTGGTGGACGTGCTGGCGGGCCTCTACTGCGCCAACGGCATCCAGGCCGCCCTGCTCCACCGGGAGCGCACCGGCGAGGCCATGCACATCGAGGTGCCCCTCATGGAAGCCGCCCTGGCGGGCCTCGTGAACGTCGCCGCCGGCGCCCTCATGACCGGCCAGCGGCCCGGACGCTGGGGCAACGCCCATCCCCAGATCGTCCCCTATCAGACCTTCTGCTGCACGGACGGCGACGTGGCCATCGCCGTGGGCAGCGACCGCCAGTTCGAGGTGCTGGCCATGTGGCTGAACCTGGACCTGGAGGCCCGCCCCGAGTGGCGGAAGAACCGGGGCCGCGTGCAGGACCGCGAGGAGCTGGTCGCCCTCATCGAGGCCCGCACCCAGGCCAGCACGGTCGAAGAAGTCCTCGCCTTCTGCGAAGCCAACGCCATCCCCGCCAGCCGGGTGCGGAGCGTGGACGAGGTGCTGTTCCGCCACGGCGGCGAACTCCACAACCTGCTCCAGCCCCTGTTCGAATCCGAGACCGGCGAGATGATCCCCACGCTGGCCACGCCCCTCCTGCTCAACGGGGAGCGCCCCTGCGCGCCCCTCCCTCCGCCCCGCTGGAACCCGTGAGGTCCAATCGCCGCCACGCCCCGCGCCTGGTGCCCCTGGGCGCCCGCCAGCCGGACCAGAAGGCCCTGGCCCGGCTCCGCCTGGCTTGGTCCTTCGTCGTCGGTCCCGCCCTGGCGGACCGCACCCGCCCTCTGCGTGTGGAGCGGAACGTGCTCGTGATGGGCTGCTGGGAGCTGACCCGCATCGGCCCCCTCCGCGACGCCGCCACCGCCGTGTGGCCCCAGATCCGCGACCGCATCCACCGGGCCCTGGATCTCAGCCTGACAGGCCTCCAGATCGTGCCCTGCGACCCTCCGCCGGAAACGCCCGCCCAGGCCCAGGATCCCGATCCCCTCCGCCGCGCCCTGCGCCTGCTCGAAGCCCGCCGCAAAGAGCGCGTCCGCCTCGGCCTGGAGAAGGAATAGCCCCAGACTGGACGCCCCCGGCCGTTTCCAGTACAGTCAAACCTTCGTCGGGGCGTGGCTCAGCCTGGTAGAGCGCTCGGTTCGGGACCGAGAGGTCGGAGGTTCGAATCCTCTCGCCCCGACCAATAAGAAAGGGGCCTGCGGGCCCCTTTCTTATTGGTCGGGAGCAGGCGAGAGGATTCGAACCTCCGAGTGGGACCGCCCGAGGCGTGCCTTGATGGCACGCCGAAGCGGGACCGGCGGCTGGCAGAGCCAGACGCAGTTCGAATCCGGGGCCTGGGTGGGTCGGAACCTCAGAAGGGTAAGCGGCCAACCTCCGAGTGGGATTTCGAAGGCGCCACTAGATGTGGCGCCGTAGAAAGACCGGCACACGGCGAAGCCGGGTGCGTTCGAATCCGGTGCCCTGGTGGGTCGGCGCCTGATACGGAGAATGGCCAACCTCCGAGTGGAATCCTGGAGCCGTCTTGCGGTCAGACCACCCAAATGCCCCAGGCAGGCCACCTGGCCTTTCGTGATCCGCCTTAGCCCCGCTCCCAAGCTACAATGACCGGTTCCGCCCGCCGGGCGGGGAGTCCACCCGATGAGCGACGCCTGCACCATCATGACCACCTGCGGCAGCGAGGAGACAGCCCTGACCATCGCCGCCGCCCTGGTGGATCAGGCCTATGCCGCCTGCGTGAACATCGTCCCCAGCATCAAGAGCTACTACTACTTCAAGGGCGAGACCCACCTCGATGAAGAGGTCATGCTCATCATCAAGACCACCCGGGAGCTCTTCCCGCAGGTATCGGAAGTGATCACCGACCTGCACACCTACGAAGTCCCCGAGATTCTTATGTTTCCCGTGGAGGCCGGTTCCGAGGGTTTCCTCGACTGGATCCACCAGAGCGTGAACCGGCTCGCCTGACCCTGCTTCGACCAGCCCCCGGGAGTCCCCCCATGGAACAGACCCTGTCCCTCGAATTCCTGCGCGTGGTCGAACAGGCGGCCATCGCCTGTTCCTCTTCCACCGGCCACGGTCGCCGCAAGCACAGCGACAAGCTGGCGGTGGAGGCCATGCGCCACGCCATGGAGACCGTCCGCATGGATGGCACCATCGTCATCGGCGAGGGGGAGCGCGACGAGGCGCCCATGCTGTTCATCGGCGAGAAGGTGGGCATGGGGGCTGACCTGGATGGCGACCATCCGGCCGTGGACATCGCCGTGGATCCCCTCGAGGGCACCAACCTGTGCGCCACCGGCGCCCCCAACGCCATCGCCGTGCTGGCGGCCACGGAAAAGGGCGGCCTGCTGCACGCGCCGGATCTCTATATGGAGAAGCTCGTCGTGGGGCCCTCCGCCAAGGGCAAGGTGAGCCTCGACGCCCCTGTGCAGGAGAATCTCGAGATCATCGCGAAATCCCTGGACCGCCAGGTGTCCGAGCTCACGGTCAGCGTCCTGGACCGGGACCGCCACGCCCAGCTCATCGCCGACATCCGCAAGGCCGGCGCCCGCATCCAGCTCATCGGCGACGGCGACCTCAGCGCCGCCATCAGCGCCGCCGTCAGCGGCACGGGCATCCACGCCGTCATGGGCACCGGCGGGGCCCCCGAGGGCGTCCTCTCCGCCGCCGCCCTGAAGTGCCTCAACGGCGAGATCCAGGGCCGCCTCAAGGTGGACACCAATACCGCCAGCCGCGAGAAGGCCGAGGCCATGGGCGTGGACTTCAACCGCATCTACTTCACGGATGACCTCTGCCCCGGCAAGCAGATCGTGTTCGCCGCCTGCGGCGTGACCCACGGCAACCTCCTGAAGGGCGTGCTGCACTTCGGGCACGGCGTCCGCACCTCCAGCCTCATCCTCACCTACGGCGCGCGCCAGGTCCGCTTCATCGACACCGTCCACATGAAGGAAGGCGAGAAGGTCACGGTCCGCTTCTAGGCATCGGCCTTGCGCGAATCCCTCCGCACCCGCCTCTTCCGCTGGGCATTCAACGTCTGGCCCTGCTTCCGGGGCACGGGCGCCCGGGTGGCCTTCATCGCCTCGGACTGGTCGGAGATCCGCGTGCGCCTGCCCCTCTCCTGGCGCACCCGGAACTACGT
Coding sequences within:
- a CDS encoding NADPH-dependent FMN reductase; this encodes MRMALLGGSLRPESLNTRLLGHLETELEARGHEVSAFTGAALRLPLYEDGVAPSAEAQALHAALHAAQGLLIVSPEYNAGIPGHLKNVVDWLSTMGPSPWQGLPVLLCAASPGAFGGARGLVAWRATLANMGALAYPGAITVPHADQQLDARGVPTDPRTAAAVPKTLDGFLALAARLRS
- a CDS encoding BrxA/BrxB family bacilliredoxin, encoding MSNYPEYMVAPMREELVREGFQQLLTPAQVDEALQRPGTTLLVVNSVCGCAAAGARPGVTEALRSQNLRFDQLVTVFAGMEKDATAQAREYFEGAMPTSPQAAIFKDGQLVHLMQRQDFLAHSPEEIAATLTEAYRQTVAAG
- a CDS encoding CaiB/BaiF CoA transferase family protein, with translation MPKPLSHFRIVDLSCVLAGPFSTQLLADFGAEVQKLEPPEGDPTRGWGPPFEDAESGESAYFRCANRGKQSRTIDLHTEEGRADLFELLKDADVLVENFRADSADRLGLGWKRLHAKFPRLILASVRGFASDVTASRRAGYDFIIQAESGWMAITGEPDGRPMKMGVALVDVLAGLYCANGIQAALLHRERTGEAMHIEVPLMEAALAGLVNVAAGALMTGQRPGRWGNAHPQIVPYQTFCCTDGDVAIAVGSDRQFEVLAMWLNLDLEARPEWRKNRGRVQDREELVALIEARTQASTVEEVLAFCEANAIPASRVRSVDEVLFRHGGELHNLLQPLFESETGEMIPTLATPLLLNGERPCAPLPPPRWNP
- a CDS encoding DciA family protein, which translates into the protein MRSNRRHAPRLVPLGARQPDQKALARLRLAWSFVVGPALADRTRPLRVERNVLVMGCWELTRIGPLRDAATAVWPQIRDRIHRALDLSLTGLQIVPCDPPPETPAQAQDPDPLRRALRLLEARRKERVRLGLEKE
- the cutA gene encoding divalent-cation tolerance protein CutA; translation: MSDACTIMTTCGSEETALTIAAALVDQAYAACVNIVPSIKSYYYFKGETHLDEEVMLIIKTTRELFPQVSEVITDLHTYEVPEILMFPVEAGSEGFLDWIHQSVNRLA
- the glpX gene encoding class II fructose-bisphosphatase; translation: MEQTLSLEFLRVVEQAAIACSSSTGHGRRKHSDKLAVEAMRHAMETVRMDGTIVIGEGERDEAPMLFIGEKVGMGADLDGDHPAVDIAVDPLEGTNLCATGAPNAIAVLAATEKGGLLHAPDLYMEKLVVGPSAKGKVSLDAPVQENLEIIAKSLDRQVSELTVSVLDRDRHAQLIADIRKAGARIQLIGDGDLSAAISAAVSGTGIHAVMGTGGAPEGVLSAAALKCLNGEIQGRLKVDTNTASREKAEAMGVDFNRIYFTDDLCPGKQIVFAACGVTHGNLLKGVLHFGHGVRTSSLILTYGARQVRFIDTVHMKEGEKVTVRF